The proteins below come from a single Aspergillus oryzae RIB40 DNA, chromosome 5 genomic window:
- a CDS encoding putative endo-1,3(4)-beta-glucanase (predicted protein), producing the protein MVLENAQTDPIPPTGAEPTNDSDNTPNTKYQYHSLYIKRDLIANPDPFTLYFGFFGRWNYDRKVTANVLRRVENARVLIQRLPTQDELDAMVTHSSRSLYHERIGAPLGGLVGSALLWNQARKSELYPAYFPKASGPEGKMPSPGEIIQAAKRFAVAEPTVARRAAFVMCFKMLFYSVAGATFSSVYAVYKETTNTMGDSRLKEFLADLKKQNPDEIRKRKMESRGRRSVGEQHGVVEMDQGGEYASEYSGGDVQSTGVSVPDRRPVLEPVGGGGLGADQGRGGDFFDEDDASPTAPEYRTSRAAQAGYSQGSAWERIRQQNTSAPAQSSRQDASSQQSPQWDSWSSPSSESDKQREREQARAEFDRLLDAERNIGQESASEGRNKGWGKWN; encoded by the coding sequence ATGGTTCTAGAAAACGCCCAAACAGACCCTATCCCCCCAACGGGCGCCGAACCAACCAACGACAGCGACAACACCCCAAACACAAAATACCAGTATCACTCGCTCTACATAAAACGCGACCTAATCGCCAACCCGGACCCATTCACCCTCTACTTCGGATTCTTCGGACGGTGGAACTACGACCGGAAAGTCACAGCCAATGTACTCCGCCGAGTCGAAAATGCGCGCGTTCTCATTCAGCGGCTCCCCACACAGGACGAACTAGATGCGATGGTCACACACAGCAGTCGCAGTTTGTACCACGAGCGGATCGGCGCGCCACTGGGAGGACTCGTCGGATCAGCGCTGTTGTGGAACCAGGCCAGGAAGTCGGAGTTGTATCCGGCTTATTTCCCCAAGGCTTCGGGGCCGGAGGGGAAGATGCCGTCTCCGGGGGAGATTATACAGGCCGCGAAGAGGTTCGCGGTTGCTGAGCCGACGGTGGCGAGACGGGCGGCTTTTGTGATGTGTTTCAAGATGTTGTTCTATAGTGTGGCGGGCGCAACGTTTTCGAGTGTTTATGCGGTCTATAAAGAGACGACGAATACGATGGGAGACTCGCGGTTGAAGGAGTTCTTGGCAGACTTGAAAAAGCAGAATCCTGATGAgataaggaagagaaagatggaGTCCAGGGGGCGGAGGTCGGTGGGTGAGCAGCATGGTGTCGTTGAAATGGATCAGGGTGGTGAGTATGCTTCGGAGTATTCTGGGGGTGACGTTCAGTCTACAGGGGTATCTGTTCCTGATCGTCGTCCGGTGTTGGAAcctgttggtggtggtggattgggtGCAGATCAAGGCCGTGGAGGAGATTTcttcgatgaggatgatgctaGTCCCACGGCGCCTGAGTATAGAACCAGTAGGGCCGCGCAGGCTGGTTACTCGCAGGGAAGTGCCTGGGAGCGGATTCGACAACAGAATACTTCCGCGCCTGCTCAGTCTAGTCGTCAGGATGCATCTAGCCAGCAGTCACCACAGTGGGACTCATGGAgttctccatcatcagaaaGTGACAAGCAGCGAGAGAGGGAGCAAGCTCGTGCTGAATTTGACCGGTTATTGGACGCGGAAAGGAATATTGGACAAGAGTCGGCGAGCGAAGGGCGCAACAAAGGTTGGGGAAAGTGGAATTAA